ACGCAAGGGATCAATCGCGAAACCGCGCGCGTTGTCTACGGGCACTTCCATCCGGGCTGGACCGGCGCCTGACGGACGGGCAAGAAGGGTGTACGGTCTGCCAGGCGTGAGCAAATTCGTCATCAGACCGTCGTGAAGAGCCGTTCCTGTCCCCCTCGTGTTGTTGTACTGTTACCGCGATGCTGACCGACCTGCCCAATATCCTGACCTTGTCGCGGATTGTGCAGATTCCCGTTCTGGTGGCCATTGTGGCGATAGGGGCTCCGGTCACGGATTGTGCGGCGTGCCTGCTGTTCATCGCCGCCGGCATCACCGATTACCTGGACGGCAAGCTGGCGCGTGCCTGGCATCAATATTCCGACCTGGGCCGGATGCTGGACCCGATCGCCGACAAGCTGCTGGTGGGCGCGTCGCTGATGATGCTGGCCGGATGCGACCGTCTGCCGTTCGGGTCGCTGTATCCCGCCATCATCATCCTGGCGCGGGAGATCCTGATCAGCGGGCTGCGCGAATTCCTGGCCTCGACCCGTATCAGCCTTCCGGTCACGCGGCTGGCGAAATGGAAGACCGGCATCCAGATGACCGCGATCGGCTTCCTGCTGGCGGGTGACAGCACGGGGCGGCTGCTGCACCTGGAATGGATGCACGTCGGCACGGTCGGGGCCGTCCTGTTGTGGATTGCCGCGGCGCTGACCGTCCTGACGGGATGGGATTACCTGCTGACCGGGCTGCGTCATGTGGGCCGGAATGGCGGGGTGTCGAAAATCGCCCCCTGATTGTATCTCTATGTTCTATGCTACTTGAGGTTGCGGTGAGGAATGGGCAGACTTCCTCTTGCCGGCGAACGGGGTTGCCGAGGGGGAGGGGGACGATGCGCAGGACGGCGGTGCTGTCATGGCTTGTGCTGCCATTGCTTGTACCGCAGGCCGGATGTGCCGGTTTCGGCAAGCTGATGGCCGATGACGCGACCTTTCCGGGCGCCAACCCCAACATGCCGGTGGGCGATGCAGAAAATCTGCGTCGCGCGCGGGGCGAGGCCGCGTCCGACCAGCCGATCCTGCCCCAGGGCGGCAATATGTGGCCGGGACCGCCCGCGCCGCTGCCCACCCTGGGCGACGCGTCGCGCGAGCATGCCGGTCCGGATGACGGATTGCCGGCTGATGCCACCGGTTCCGAACTGCCCGAGGGCGGCACCCTGAGCGCGGGCGAGCAGGCCGAGATCCGGGGCGGCGTGCAGGGGATTTCGGGCACGCCACCAGCGGTGGTGCATGACGATTCCGCCCGCTACCGC
This genomic stretch from Gluconacetobacter diazotrophicus PA1 5 harbors:
- the pgsA gene encoding CDP-diacylglycerol--glycerol-3-phosphate 3-phosphatidyltransferase yields the protein MLTDLPNILTLSRIVQIPVLVAIVAIGAPVTDCAACLLFIAAGITDYLDGKLARAWHQYSDLGRMLDPIADKLLVGASLMMLAGCDRLPFGSLYPAIIILAREILISGLREFLASTRISLPVTRLAKWKTGIQMTAIGFLLAGDSTGRLLHLEWMHVGTVGAVLLWIAAALTVLTGWDYLLTGLRHVGRNGGVSKIAP